CGCCGCTGGATGGGCTGGAAGTCCATGAGTCCACCTGGGATGAGTGGGCAGAAGTGATGAGCCACCAGCTCGACGGGCGCTGATCGCCCGCGCGGGGCCCGGGCGTCGCCTGGACCCGCCGTGCGCAGCGCGCGGCGCTGCGCCCACGCTTCGGTGAACCACATCACCCAGGCGGCTGGGATCGCGCCGGATCCCTGCGTTATCGAGCCTTGTCCAGGCTCAAGTTTGCGAAGAATCCGTTCACACCCTTGAACGAGAGCTTCGCCATGCAAGTCCACGCCGCTTCCAAGTCGGCCCACGGCGCTGCCGCCGTGCCCGCCAGCACCTCCGCGCGCACCGCGCCCTCCGCCCCGCCGGCGGGCGACTTCTCCAAACTGTTGAAGAACGCCCAGGCCAGCGCCCCGGCCGCCCCGGCCGCCCCGGCGGGTGGGTCTTCCGCTGCCGCGTCGACGGGCGTTCGGTCCGGCATGGCGGCATCGGCGGCCCCTGCGTCAGGGCGGTCTGCGCCTTCCGCGCCATCTGCGCCTTTCGCTGCTTCCGCACCCGCCGCTGCGATCGCAGGGGGCTCCCCGGCGACGACCACCGACACCCTGTCGCTGGCCGCCCGCCTTTGATCGACCGATCGCGGAGGCCCGCACGATGAATCGCATTTCCGCAACATCGGACACCGGCGTATCGACCGATGCCGGCCGCTCGGCCGCCGCAGGCGGTGCCGCATCGGCAGCCGCGCCGCCGACGCCGCGCGCGTCGTCACCCGAAGTTGGGCTGACGATCGGCCTGCCGGTGCTCGGCGTCACCGCCACCTTCAGTCCGCAAAGCCTGGTCGCCCTGGCCGAATCCACCGCCGATGTGGTGGGCGACGCGGTCGGCGAGATGTCCGATGCGGGCGCGGACGTGCTGCACGGGCTGTCGAAGGCGGCCGGCCGGGTGGCGCAAGGCGTGGGCGACGGCACCCAGGCGGTGGCCACCGGCCTGTCCGACCTGGGCGGGCAACTGGTGGATGGCGCCGTCAATGTGGTCGCCACCGTGGCCGGTTACGGCGTCCTCGGCGCGCTGGCGGGCGGCGCCATCCTGGATGAATTGGCATGAGCGAGCGGCCTGCCCCGCCCGCCTGGAGCGCCGCGTCGGAGCAGGGCGGCGGCGTCCGGGCTCTGTCCGCCCAGGAGCCCACGCCGATGCGGCGCAGGCGCGGAGGGCAAGGCCTGACCGCGTCGCCCCACCCGTGGACGCTGGGGCTGGTCCTGCCGCTGATGGCCGCACTGCTGGGCGGCTGTTCGGTGCTCAGCCCCTTGCCGGCATGGGAGCTGGTCAAGGCCACGGGCACGGCCACTTCCGCCGCGATCGCCACCGCCGCGCCGGCCAAGGCCAGTCACACGGTGCATCACGGCGATGCGCCGGTGCGCGACCTTTGCATTGAATACAACCGCAACGCGCCGCTGGAGGATCTGGTGCCGGCGCTGCAGGCGGAGCTGCGCGGTCAGGGCGTCGAGAGCCGGGTCTATGAGCCGGGGACCGGCCTGCAGCAATGCGGCGTCTGGCTGCGGTATGTGGCCACCATCGAATGGGGCGTGCCGCCGATGGCGAGCGGCTATCGGCCCAACCTGAGCGCCGCCGCCTTGAGCCTGCATCGGGCCGACGGCACCTTGATGGCCACCAGCAGTTATCAGATCGACCAGAACCTGGGTCTGGCCCGATGGGCGCCAACCCGCCACAAGATCGCACCGGTGGTGAAAGCCTTGATCACCGGCTTCGAGAGTTGAGCGAACGACCGCAGACCGCAGGCGCCGCTCGGGCGTTCATCAGGACCTCCGACGCACCCGGAACCACCGGAACGCGACCTGCGGCCGACATCACTTCAGGGAGAGAGAGCATGTTCACCATCGATCCGTGTGATCCACATGATCGCCCCACGGCGCGACACCCGACCCCGGGCGCCCGCACGACGGTGGTCGCCCGCTGCACGTCAACCGCGTTGGCGGCGCTGGCCTCGCTGATGCTGGCCGCTTGCGCCAGTGCGCCCACGCCCACGGTGCCGGGGCCGATGGTGGTGACGCCGCCGCAGGCCCCGATGTATCTGGAGCGTCCCAACAACGGCGCCATCTATCAGGCCAGCATGGCCACCACCTCGCTGTTCTCCGGTGAGCGCCGCCCCAGCGCGATCGGCGACACGATGAAGGTGGACATCGACGACTCGATCAAGGCGCGCCAGAAGCAGACCACCGACACCAGCCGCGACAACAAGCTGTCGGTCAAGGGGCCGGGCGGGCGAAGCAGTGTGGGCATCGTCGACCGGCTGCTCAATGCGGATGCGTCCGCAGCGGGCAGCGACTCGTTCAAGGGCTCCGGCACCACCGAGACCGAGAACAGCTTCGTCACCCAGGTCGCGGTCAGCGTGATCAATGTGATGCCGAACGGCCATTTGCTGGTGGCCGGCGAGCGCAATGTGGGTCTGAACAAGGGCGTCAGCACGCTGCGCTTCTCCGGCATCGTCAATCCGCGCGACATCCGGCCCGGCAACGTGGTGTCGTCCCGCGATGTGGTCAATGCCAGCCTGGAGAGCGTGGCACAGGGCGATGTGTCGGAGGCGTCGTCCCGCACCTGGCTGCAGCGGGTGCTCGCGCGCAGCCTGTCGATCTGGTGAGCCGGCATCGGCACGCAGGACCGGCCTGGCGCGTCAAGCCTCATTTGGGGCGGCAGGCACCGGCCTTATCCAGCGATCGCTGACGCCTGTCCGCTTCTATAACCAACCCTCGCCGCACTGCATCCGCGCCTGGACGTGGAGGGCGGAGCACTGGCGGCGACCATCATCACCACACCCCATGAGTTCAAGAGGGAAGCGAGCAACGCCCATCGATGGCGCCGCGGATCACTGGCTGTCGGACGGCCAGGTGCGGACCTATCGCCGCGGGCAGACGATCATCTCCGCCGGCAGCCCGCTGGCGGAATGGATTGCCATCAGCGGCGGTGCGGCGTTCCTGGCCGCCCCGGTGGCGGCGGACACCCGCGTGGCGGTGGCCGCCTTGTGGCTGGGCGATGTGATCGGCGCGGATTCCCCGCTGGGCAAGCTCGCGGCGCGTTATGACGTCACCGCCCTGGTCGATGTGACCACGCTGCACATCCCGCTGACCCGGGTGCGCGACCGGGATGCACTCCAACGCAGTGCCGAGACCGGCGAGCTCTATGCGGCCACCGCGTCCCGCTTGCAGGATCAGATCACCATGCGCCTGGCCGGCAATGGCCTGCAGCGGCTGGTCAGTGTGCTGGCCACTCTGGCCACCGCGCTCACCAGCACCGCGCCGGCCGGCGGGGCGACGAACAGCCTGGCGCTGCCGGTGTCGCAAGCGTGCATCGGTCAGCTGTCGGGCCTGTCGCGGCGACAGACCTGGATTTACCTGGGGCAGCTGGCCGAACGGGGCTGGAGCCGAACCGCCCGCACCAAGGTCACGCTGGACGGGCTCAACGCCTGGCTGGTGCTGATGGCCGAGGTCGAGACCCGCGGCCTTGAATGCATTGCGACGCTGGATCAGTGCGATGAGACCTTGTCGCGCCTTGCGGCATTGAAGTGACGTCCGCGATGCGCATGGTGGTTTGGCATGACGGGCAGTGAGTGCGCGGGGTCGGACGACATGGTCGCCATGGCCGACATGGCCGCCATCGCCGAGATTGCCGAGATTGCCGACATGACCCTGCGCCTCGCGGATGCCTTCGATCCCCCAACGATCACCGTGGATCGAAATGGATCTCCGCCGCCGGCTTCGCGCTCATCGCGGGGCCGAAGCTGTGGAGATGGCGCAGGATCAAGGTGTGATGGTCCCTGATCTGCGGCGCCGTCAGCTCACCGTTGGCGATGGTGGAATGGCCGTCTTCGACCAGCGTCACCCCGAAGCCGAGCGACAGCGCACGACGGGTCGTTGTATCGACGCAGAAGTCGCTTTGCAGGCCGCAGATCACCAGGTGATCGACACCCAAGGCCTGCAGCGTGGCGCTCAGCTCGGTGCGATGGAATCCGTCGGGTGCGGTCTTGCGAACGCGAGGGTCCTCGGGGCGTGCGGCCAGACGCGCATCGAGCTGCCAGCCGTCGTTGCCGTGGGTCAGGAGGCCCGAGTCGGCTTCCTCATGCTGGACGAAGATCACCGGCGTGCCGGTGTCGCGAGCTCGCGCGATCAAGCCGTTGATGCGCCCGATCACGGCGTCGATGTCATGGCACGCGTATTCGCCTACGCACAGCGCCTGCTGGACGTCGATGATGAGCAAGGCAGTCGTCATGGCACCTGTGTCCCCACTTGAAAGGAGTGGGCCAGCATAGCGCCACCACCGTGCGGCCGGCCACTCGTCATGGGCCCCGGATGCGAATGCCCACGCCACTGCCGATGCAAATGCCAATGCCAATGCCTCAGAACTTGTAGTTCATCACCACCCGCAATGCGCGGTTGTCCCCTCGGGCGCTGTTGGGCTTGTCGAGGTTGAGGTTGTCGCCGCCCAGGCGGTTGGCGGGTTGCCCGGCTGCCGGGGCGGTGCCCACCCAGTCGTCGAACCCGTTGAAGTTGTCCGCGCCGAACAGGTTCAGTACATCCAGCCGCAGCCCCACGCGGTGGATGCCGTAGCGGAACTCCTTGCCCAGGCTGATGTCCACCTGCCGGTAGCTGGGCGAGTCGCTCGACTGCAGCACGCAGGCGTCCGCGCCTTGGACACAGTTGGTGAGCCGGCGGATGAAGCCGCTGGCGTAGGTGGCCTTGGCCGAGAAGCTCATGCCCCAGGGCAGCAGCTTGTCGGTCATGAAGGCGCCCACCAGGCGGTGGCGGTCCACCAGCGTGCTCGGATTCCAGCCGCGGCCGGGGCGGCCGTAGGTCCAGTCGAAAATGTCGTTGGTCCACTCGCGGTTGGTGGTCTTGGGCTCGCTGTAGGTGTAGGCCAGCGTGGCCGTCCAGCCGGTGGCTTCGTTGTACGGCCGCTCGGCTTTCAGGAAGACGGCATCGGTGCGCGAGCGGCCGATGGCATCACCCAGCACCAACTGACCATAGCCATTCGGGCCGCCCCACAGCGGATCGACGGCGCTCTGGGTGCCGAAGCCGCCGTTGGGATCGCGGTTGCCGCTGAACCAGGCGAACTGGTTCTTCTCCTCCACCCGGCTGAGGGCGATCTCGCCGTTCCAGGTGGGCGAGAGCGCCTGCCGCAGACCGATGCTGAACTGGTCGGCATAGGGCATCTTCAGATCGTTGCGAATCAGCCAGATCTCGCCGTTCGCCGGCTGGTTCTTCTGCAGCTCGTCGAGCGCATGGTTGGCCATCGTCCGGTCATAGCTGCGACCGTAGCCGCCGAACACCACCGTGGCGCGGTTGCCGAGGACGTCGTAGGAGAAGCCGACCCGTGGCGCAAAGGCGTTCTTGAACGCCTGCCGTGATTGACCGCTGCTGATGTACTGGCTGATGTCGATGCCGCCCTTGGCCAGCGACTGGGCATAGGTCTGACCCGCGGCGGGGGCGATGCCGAATCGGGTCACGTCCGCGGCGAACAGCGCAGCCACGCGGTCGGTGGGCGTGGCATAGCCGTTGTTGAGCATGTTGTCTTCATAGTCCCAACGCAGGCCCAGGTTGAGTTCGAGCTTCGCGCTGAGGCTCCAGTCGTCCTGCAGGTACAGGCCCCACTGGCGGTTCTTGAAGTTGGCCACCGAGGGCGCTACGGCGCGACGGATGTTGCACTGGTCGCTGGTGCTGCCGTTGTTGGAGATGTTGGTGCCCAGGCAGTTGGCGCCATCCCAGTAGGGCAGGCCGGTGCTGCGGTCGATCAGCACATCGACGATGTCCACCGCGTTGGCCGTGCCGCTCAGGTCGTAGCGCATGTCCTTCATCTTCACGCCGCCCTTGATGACATGACGATCAAAGCCGGTGTAGCTCAGTTCCTCTGACAGGAACATGCCGCGCTGCTTGCGCTTTTGCGCATCGGGCGAGCCGCCGTCCAGGATCACGTCCTGGGAGCTTGCCAAGGCCTGCGGCACGGCGGTGGACACCTTGTAGCGGACGAAGGCCGTGTCCGAGGCCGACGCGGGATTCCATTCGTAGTCCTCATAGCCGACCCGGGCTTCGCTGAGCCAGTCGTCGCGGGTCCATTCGTGCTTGAGGTCGATCCGGGTCTCGTCGTTCTGGCGTTCCTTGTCATTGCCGGGCAGCGAGAGGTTGCGGTCTTCGGCGATGCGGTCGGTCTCGCGTCGCAGGCGGGCGGTGAAGGTCAGGCGATGGGCGTCATCGAGCTGCGCATCGAGCTTGCCGAACAGCAGATCCTCATCGAAGGGATCGACCTGGTTGCCGCGCCGCCCACGCAGCGCCGGGACGATGCCGGCGTCCGGCAGCTTCTCGAAGTTCTGGCCAGCGATCTGGCGGGAATCCTCGATGCGTTTGCCGTCATAGGCGAAGAAGAAGTGCAGACGGTCCTTGACGATCGGCCCGCCGATGCTGCCGCCGTACTCGTATTTCTGCGAGCTCGGACGCGACACGCCCTGGGCCTCGCGCTCCTTTTCCAGCGCATTCATCGCCCGCCAGTTGGTGCCGGTGCGGTCCCCATACACCTCGCCGTGCAGCTCGTTGGTGCCGGACTTGGTGACTGCGGTGATGGCCGCACTGCTGACCTGATCGAACTCGGCCTTGTAGTTCTGGGTCAGCACCTTGTACTGCGCAATGGCCGACTGCGGAAACGGATTGCCGCGCGAGTTGTCCTGGCCGCTGAGCCCGCCGCGCAGGATGTTGTTCTTCTGGCCGACCCCGTCGATGAACACATTCACATGGTCGCTGTTCTGAGCGCCGGACTGCAGGCGGCTCACGCCGCTGGCATCGCTGGAGAAGGACACGCCCGGCGCCAGATCGGCCGCGCTGAGGAAGTTGCGGGTGCTCTGCGGCAGCGCCTCGATCATCTTCTGCGACACGGTGGTGCCCACCTGCGGATCACGCACGCCCTGTCGGATGGACGAACCGGCGACGGTGACCGTGCCCAGTTGCACCACCGTCGCGCCGTCCGCCGCAGCGGCATCGGTGGCGGTCGAGGGGCCCGCCTCCAGGTCGTGGGAGGCGATCTCGCCGACGGCCAGGGTGATCTGATCAGTCTTGATCACCGCGCCGGCGGCGTTGGCCAGCCGCAACTCGTAGCTGCCCGGCGCCAGACCGACCAGCAGGTAGCGCCCATCCGGCTGCGTGCGCGCCCGGTAGGTCGTGCCATTGGCACGGTTGACGGCGAGCACGGACAGCCCGGCGCCTGGCGGTTGTGCCGTGGGCGACGTCGTGGCCGCTGCCGGCACGGTGATCTGGCCGCGCACGGTGGCGGTACTGACCTGGGCCTGGACCGGGTCGGAGGCGAGGCCCAGGGCGATCGCGCTCACGGCGCTCACCGCGCCCGCGGCGCCCAAAGCGCCGGCCGCTCTCAGCGCCAGTTGGGTGGTGGTGGCGGCCAGACGTGGCGCGGCGCCGGCGGACCTCAGCGCCTGAGCCAGCCCGTGGGTGATGGCAGACGGTCGAAAGCGGGGCGTGGCGGGGGGCATGCAAGGTCTCCTGTGTTCATTGCTTGTCGTGGCGACAGCAATTCACGATCCAGGGGACAGCCGGCAGCAAGGACCACGGGGGGCGCCGCGCATCGGCGCTTGTTGCGTTGGACGGCCGCGATCGCCGTAGGCATCAGCGAAAACGCGAGCCGAAGCTCGCGTGCGGGGCGTGACACCACTGCAAGAAAGCGGTCGTCAACGAGGCGTGAGTTTTTGAAACCGTGTGGCTCAGGTCGCCTGACCGGCCTTGGCACGCCGCATCTGATCGGCGAAAACCGTCTCGACGGTTTTCTTCTCCGGCAGCACATACACGATGCCGCCGCGCTTGCCGAGGATCGGCCAGAGCTGGTTCTCGAAGAACTTCACCGGCATGTTGATGCAGCCGTAGCTGATCCGGTTGTCCTTGGGCGAGGGCGTAGCCAGACGCTCCAAACGCCGTTCGGCCGGGTTGGTGACCCGCACCCGGTGCATGGACACCGCGGCGTCGTAATCCACCCAGAGCACGTCTTCGTGCAGGGCGTTCTTGCCCGGCTGGGCGATAAAGCGTCCTGCGGGCGTGGTGCGTTCGGAGGGGCGTACCTCGGCGATCGGACGCAGCCCGATGCCCGCAACGCTGTCATCCCCGGAGGCGTAGCCCAGCAGCACCGGCGTCGAGCCGGCGAGCTTGCCATCGGGGTAGAAGACGAACACCTGCGCCTGACGCTTGTCCAGGATCGCGAATGGGCGTCCGCCGTGATCGAAGCCCGCCATGACCCATTGGGCCAATTGGCGCGCTTGCAGAGAGGCTTTGGTCTTTCCGAAATCGGCCGTGCCGGACCGCGGCACTGGCGCGGGGGCTTGGACGACCGGGCGGACCGGTGAAGAGGAGGCGACGACAGCCGGCGGCGTATGGCGCACCTGCTTCATCACATAAGTGGCGACCGGCCAGGCGAGCAGCGCGGCCACCACGCCTAGACCCAATCCCTGGAGCGCCCACCCGGCGCGTTCGCGCAGGGGACTGGCCGGCGTGGCCGGCGTCATCGGCGTCACCGGAGACGCCGCCTCATCGGGCGGGTCGCCGGTTTCGTAACCGCTGGAAGCGCGCAACATGGGCGGTGCTCAGGGTGGGTGGGGGACAAGTCGATCCGAATCAGATCGGCTCAGGCCGATCAGTTCCGGTCGGCGCGCGGGGCCGGGGTGCCGGCGCTGGTCGGCTCGGTCGGCAGCGGATCCTGCTGGCTGGTCGGGTTCTGGTTCTGCCACTGGTCGGCCGGCTGTTGGGCTTGGGTCGACTGGGTGGACTGAGCCTCCGACTGCATCTGCGACTGCGGTGCTGCGTTGTTGGCCGCAGGGTCGTTCGCCGGCATGCTCTGCTCAGCCGGGGCGACCTGGTCGGTCGTCTGAGCCGGTTGCTGCTGCTGCATGGCGGGGGTCTGGGTGGTGTCGGTCGGGTTTTCCACCTGGGCATAAGCCAGGCCCAGCACGCTGGCGAAAGCGGTCAGGGCGACGGCGCCGGTCACAAGGGATTTGGTCGCGTTCATCAGTCTCTCCTTGATTGCTTGAAGGGCTAGGCCGATCGGCGAGATCGGTTAGGGACAACTGTGAACCCGGCAGCGTGTCCCAGGCGTGAGGCGATGCCGCTAGCGCGTGTAGGACAACCGGACGATTGCATGAGGAGCCATCCAGGACCTCTCCGGTGACTGCCGCGCGCAGTCTTTGAGCCTTCTGCAGCTCGACTCTAGGCCGCAATCCCGCGTCGCGCCAGGAAAAGTACCGCCAGGGCGGCGGGAAGCAGGGCAATGAAGCCAAATTGCACATAACCGAGCGCGCCGAGGATCGCGCCGGCCCCGAAGGAGGCAATCGGCCAGGCCAGCTTGGCCACGCGGCCGCGCACTTCCGGGTTGCGATGGCCCAGCAGGAAATCCGTCAGCTCCAGCACCAACTGGGTGACATTGCCGGTCATGACGGTGTGCGGCGTCAGCTTCGACAGCAGCAGGCGACCGGTGCCGTTCTGCAGGCCCATGGCCGCCGCGCCCAGCAGGCCGGCCGCGATCGGCCACGGCGCATCGGTGCCGCGGATGGGATGCCCCACCATGCCCGCCGCCATGAAGCCCAGCAGCAAGACCGCCTGGACCAGCAGCAGGGTGCGCAGGGCGGGTCGGCCCTGGCACTCCCGCCACAGGGCGATCACCCGAGAGGCCGCGACCGCCAGCACGAAGGCCGGGAAAGCCAGGAACTTCAACAGCACGCCATGGCCCGGCCGGACCAGCTCCGCACCGATCAGCACGAAGTTGCCGGTCACATGGGCGGTGAACAGGCCGAACAGCGCGACGAAGCCCAGGGTGTCCACATAGCCGGCGATGGCGGCCAGCAGCGTGGCGGCCCAGCCAGAGGACATCGGCGCGGCGCCGTGGGCGCCAGAGGCCGCGTGCGTGGCGCTCGGTTCAGTCGGGGGCGGGGGCGCGGTGCGCTGAGGGTGGGTCGTCATGGCAGGACTTCGGTGGATCAGAAGACGGGGGGGCGGGTGGCGATGCCGGATCCGAGAGGCGGCATCGGCGCGGCCAGGATGGGAGGAATTCGAATCGTCAGGGCCGGCGCGTGGCTTGTCCTGCCCCATCCGGGACAGCCGGCACCGCGGATGGCGCCCGTCGCACGATCGTTTCCGGCGCTCGGGGGTGTTCGATCGCGCTTGGAAACGAGGTGTCGGCCTTCGTGCTCGGTCAAGCCTGCATTCGCCAGGGACGGCGGCTGAGCGGCCCAAGCGCCGGTGTTCAAGCCACAACGCCATGCCAACGGGGCGCGAATGCGACCTTTATCAGGCCGCCGGGACCGCCTCATCGACCCGATCGATGGGCCGGGCTCGAGCCGATGGGCAGGTCGATGTTCATCTCTGGTGCGATGTTCGTGCACGAGCTTTCGCTCGGATGTGCGATGGCATCGCGATTTCGCTGCGGTAGGGCCTCGCAGGCATGGCGGTGACGCCCGCTTGACGTGCCTGTGCCCAGCACCGGTGCAGGGCGCGAAACGCCCTTTGGTGCGTCTCCCGGTCCGGGTGGCGCCCCGGTCAGACCGCTGGTCCTGCATGACACAACCAAACGTCGGTTTCGTGCGATAGATGTCCGAACGGCGGGTGGGGTTGTGAGTGTTTGTCAATGACTTGCGTCAATATGGCGACTGTTGCGATGGGATGTTCTCAATCTTTTCCGGTTGTAACCGGTGAGCGAGTCCTCACGCCCTCGTGAAGCCGCCTTGAACTGCTGGTGGTTACACGCATGCCGTGGCGGAAATCTGTCCGCAAGATCGCAAACGTCCGGTGGCAGGAGGAGGGTCCTGACTGCCGGATGACGTCCATAAATGCCGCGTGGCGGCTCAAT
The Roseateles amylovorans genome window above contains:
- a CDS encoding cell division protein FtsI, with translation MSERPAPPAWSAASEQGGGVRALSAQEPTPMRRRRGGQGLTASPHPWTLGLVLPLMAALLGGCSVLSPLPAWELVKATGTATSAAIATAAPAKASHTVHHGDAPVRDLCIEYNRNAPLEDLVPALQAELRGQGVESRVYEPGTGLQQCGVWLRYVATIEWGVPPMASGYRPNLSAAALSLHRADGTLMATSSYQIDQNLGLARWAPTRHKIAPVVKALITGFES
- a CDS encoding cysteine hydrolase family protein, which gives rise to MTTALLIIDVQQALCVGEYACHDIDAVIGRINGLIARARDTGTPVIFVQHEEADSGLLTHGNDGWQLDARLAARPEDPRVRKTAPDGFHRTELSATLQALGVDHLVICGLQSDFCVDTTTRRALSLGFGVTLVEDGHSTIANGELTAPQIRDHHTLILRHLHSFGPAMSAKPAAEIHFDPR
- a CDS encoding TonB-dependent receptor, whose translation is MPPATPRFRPSAITHGLAQALRSAGAAPRLAATTTQLALRAAGALGAAGAVSAVSAIALGLASDPVQAQVSTATVRGQITVPAAATTSPTAQPPGAGLSVLAVNRANGTTYRARTQPDGRYLLVGLAPGSYELRLANAAGAVIKTDQITLAVGEIASHDLEAGPSTATDAAAADGATVVQLGTVTVAGSSIRQGVRDPQVGTTVSQKMIEALPQSTRNFLSAADLAPGVSFSSDASGVSRLQSGAQNSDHVNVFIDGVGQKNNILRGGLSGQDNSRGNPFPQSAIAQYKVLTQNYKAEFDQVSSAAITAVTKSGTNELHGEVYGDRTGTNWRAMNALEKEREAQGVSRPSSQKYEYGGSIGGPIVKDRLHFFFAYDGKRIEDSRQIAGQNFEKLPDAGIVPALRGRRGNQVDPFDEDLLFGKLDAQLDDAHRLTFTARLRRETDRIAEDRNLSLPGNDKERQNDETRIDLKHEWTRDDWLSEARVGYEDYEWNPASASDTAFVRYKVSTAVPQALASSQDVILDGGSPDAQKRKQRGMFLSEELSYTGFDRHVIKGGVKMKDMRYDLSGTANAVDIVDVLIDRSTGLPYWDGANCLGTNISNNGSTSDQCNIRRAVAPSVANFKNRQWGLYLQDDWSLSAKLELNLGLRWDYEDNMLNNGYATPTDRVAALFAADVTRFGIAPAAGQTYAQSLAKGGIDISQYISSGQSRQAFKNAFAPRVGFSYDVLGNRATVVFGGYGRSYDRTMANHALDELQKNQPANGEIWLIRNDLKMPYADQFSIGLRQALSPTWNGEIALSRVEEKNQFAWFSGNRDPNGGFGTQSAVDPLWGGPNGYGQLVLGDAIGRSRTDAVFLKAERPYNEATGWTATLAYTYSEPKTTNREWTNDIFDWTYGRPGRGWNPSTLVDRHRLVGAFMTDKLLPWGMSFSAKATYASGFIRRLTNCVQGADACVLQSSDSPSYRQVDISLGKEFRYGIHRVGLRLDVLNLFGADNFNGFDDWVGTAPAAGQPANRLGGDNLNLDKPNSARGDNRALRVVMNYKF
- a CDS encoding Crp/Fnr family transcriptional regulator; translated protein: MSSRGKRATPIDGAADHWLSDGQVRTYRRGQTIISAGSPLAEWIAISGGAAFLAAPVAADTRVAVAALWLGDVIGADSPLGKLAARYDVTALVDVTTLHIPLTRVRDRDALQRSAETGELYAATASRLQDQITMRLAGNGLQRLVSVLATLATALTSTAPAGGATNSLALPVSQACIGQLSGLSRRQTWIYLGQLAERGWSRTARTKVTLDGLNAWLVLMAEVETRGLECIATLDQCDETLSRLAALK
- a CDS encoding YoaK family protein encodes the protein MTTHPQRTAPPPPTEPSATHAASGAHGAAPMSSGWAATLLAAIAGYVDTLGFVALFGLFTAHVTGNFVLIGAELVRPGHGVLLKFLAFPAFVLAVAASRVIALWRECQGRPALRTLLLVQAVLLLGFMAAGMVGHPIRGTDAPWPIAAGLLGAAAMGLQNGTGRLLLSKLTPHTVMTGNVTQLVLELTDFLLGHRNPEVRGRVAKLAWPIASFGAGAILGALGYVQFGFIALLPAALAVLFLARRGIAA
- a CDS encoding flagellar basal body L-ring protein FlgH, which translates into the protein MFTIDPCDPHDRPTARHPTPGARTTVVARCTSTALAALASLMLAACASAPTPTVPGPMVVTPPQAPMYLERPNNGAIYQASMATTSLFSGERRPSAIGDTMKVDIDDSIKARQKQTTDTSRDNKLSVKGPGGRSSVGIVDRLLNADASAAGSDSFKGSGTTETENSFVTQVAVSVINVMPNGHLLVAGERNVGLNKGVSTLRFSGIVNPRDIRPGNVVSSRDVVNASLESVAQGDVSEASSRTWLQRVLARSLSIW